Proteins encoded within one genomic window of Erinaceus europaeus chromosome 13, mEriEur2.1, whole genome shotgun sequence:
- the DFFA gene encoding DNA fragmentation factor subunit alpha, translating to MEEAPQPGERRPGKPCVLLRNHRREQHGVAASCLEELRTKARDVLSIDESLAPVTLVLAEDGTIVDDDDYFLCLPSNTKFVALAGGEKWTYSDSDGGTAWISQESFEADETDSGAGQVWRNVARQLREDLSSIILLSEEDLQVLIDAPCTDLARELRRSCASVQGLQNTLQRVLDQREEARQSTQLLALYLQALEKEGSILSGQQESASSFSDEPDAGLGDGPSNTALASRVLATLQGKPVPELSLSSQDLELVTREDPQALATALNWDREKTETVQQACCQELSLRLQQIQSWRSLRDVSARKSPPPGELQNPKRAKPNPS from the exons ATGGAGGAGGCGCCGCAGCCTGGCGAGAGGCGGCCGGGGAAGCCGTGTGTGCTGCTCCGCAACCACCGCCGCGAGCAGCACGGCGTGGCGGCCTCCTGCCTCGAGGAGCTGCGGACTAAGG CCCGTGACGTTCTGTCCATTGACGAGTCCCTGGCCCCTGTCACCCTGGTCCTGGCCGAGGACGGCACCATCGTGGACGATGACGACTACTTCCTGTGCCTGCCGTCCAATACCAAGTTTGTGGCGCTGGCAGGCGGGGAGAAGTGGACGTACAGCGATTCAG ACGGGGGGACAGCTTGGATCTCCCAGGAGTCCTTTGAAGCAGACGAGACGGACAGTGGAGCCGGGCAAGTGTGGAGAAACGTGGCCAGGCAGCTGAGAGAAGACCTGTCCAGCATCATCCTCCTGTCGGAGGAAGACCTGCAG GTGCTCATTGACGCCCCCTGCACAGATCTGGCTCGGGAACTGCGCAGGAGCTGCGCCTCAGTCCAGGGGCTGCAGAACACCCTCCAGCGGGTTCTCGACCAGAGGGAGGAGGCCCGGCAGTCCACGCAGCTGCTGGCGCTGTACCTGCAGGCTCTGGAGAAAGAAGGCAGCATCTTGTCCGGGCAGCAAG AGTCCGCCTCCAGCTTCAGCGACGAGCCGGACGCGGGTCTTGGTGACGGCCCCTCCAACACCGCGCTAGCCAGCCGGGTCCTCGCCACACTGCAGGGGAAGCCGGTCCCGGAGCTGAGTCTGTCCAGTCAGGACCTGGAG TTGGTGACCAGGGAGGACCCCCAGGCACTGGCCACCGCGTTGaactgggacagagagaagacagaaactgTTCAGCAGGCCTGCTGTCAGGAGCTTTCCCTCCGCCTCCAGCAGATACAGAGCTGGCGTTCTCTCCGAGATGTCTCAGCGAGGAAGAGCCCACCGCCCGGAGAGCTGCAGAACCCGAAACGAGCCAAACCAAACCCCTCGTAA